In the Deinococcus radiophilus genome, one interval contains:
- a CDS encoding transposase → MGKQRKTWSPELKEQLVLAVLSGEHTIAEAAREYEVSESLLHTWRAQFLEAGRARLQGARPDAAQKKLEKEVQQLKAIIADKELSLYIAKKIRGL, encoded by the coding sequence ATGGGAAAACAGCGCAAAACCTGGTCACCTGAACTCAAGGAGCAGCTTGTTCTGGCTGTCCTGAGCGGGGAGCACACCATCGCAGAAGCTGCTCGTGAATACGAGGTCAGCGAGAGCTTGCTTCACACCTGGCGTGCCCAGTTTCTGGAAGCGGGCCGTGCCCGCCTCCAGGGAGCCAGGCCGGATGCAGCCCAGAAGAAGTTGGAGAAGGAAGTCCAGCAGCTCAAGGCCATCATTGCGGATAAGGAATTGTCGCTCTACATTGCAAAAAAAATCCGGGGTCTCTGA
- a CDS encoding integrase core domain-containing protein — translation MVELKVQRPVPRKKRRPSACPTSIVLWPAGRRIQMDATRLSLPDGICWAYLVLDVESRALLHIEVVRNLSASSAVAALQQGVHVLHHLGIDEQLLIMTDGGSDFTSGAFQAARQEPGNWVRAKVSQKRGMGILERLNRTFKYDGVFREELTNIAQLRAFSTKFKNWYNSGRRHSSLGYAYPWVKLLEATESSNVA, via the coding sequence ATGGTGGAGTTGAAGGTGCAGCGCCCAGTTCCCAGAAAGAAGCGCCGTCCATCGGCATGCCCTACCTCTATCGTTCTCTGGCCAGCGGGCCGCCGAATTCAGATGGATGCCACACGGCTCAGCCTACCGGACGGGATCTGCTGGGCTTACCTCGTTCTGGACGTGGAAAGTCGCGCACTGCTGCACATTGAAGTGGTCCGGAATCTCTCTGCCAGCAGCGCGGTGGCCGCGCTGCAACAAGGAGTCCATGTGCTGCACCATCTCGGCATAGACGAGCAGCTCCTGATCATGACTGATGGTGGCTCAGATTTTACGTCTGGCGCATTCCAGGCGGCCCGTCAGGAGCCGGGCAACTGGGTACGGGCCAAGGTCTCACAGAAGCGAGGAATGGGCATCCTGGAAAGGCTCAACCGGACCTTCAAATATGACGGCGTCTTCCGGGAAGAATTGACGAATATTGCCCAGCTTCGTGCGTTCAGCACGAAGTTTAAAAACTGGTACAACTCTGGAAGGAGACATTCCAGTCTGGGGTATGCCTACCCCTGGGTTAAACTGCTTGAAGCTACGGAATCTTCGAACGTGGCTTGA